Part of the Vibrio ishigakensis genome, ACATCTCATACAGATGTGCATCTTCAACTGAGAATGGTTGAGGTTTAAACGCAGACTCTACCAAAACTTTGCGTGGCAAATCGGCGCGGAAAACCATTTCCTCGCTGATCTCTAGCATCAACGAAGATTTCTCCTCGTCGTAATACCAATTCCATGTGTCGCTTAACTTAAGCATACCCTTCGCCCTGTCTCAAAACCTTGTTTAAGTAAGACGTTACAGCTCCCTCTGAAATCGAGGTCTACGTTACTTTTGGCTAATTCTACAAACAGGAGGCGAAAAAAAAAGGGGAAAACCACTTCCCCCTTTTCTATAACTTATTGATTTTAAAGATTACAAATCTACAGGTTTTTGACAATGTCACGAACCAGAGTTGGACCGTGATAGATGAAACCAGAATACACTTGAACCAACTTAGCACCCGCTTGCATCTTCTCTTTCGCAGAAACGTAAGAGTCAACGCCACCTACACCAATGATTGGGATTTCTTCGCCCAATTCTTGATGAAGCTTCTTAACGACTTCGGTGCTGCGCAGTTGAACCGGACGACCGCTTAGGCCACCCATTTCATCTGCATGCTTCATGCCTTCAACAACGCTGCGGTCTAGCGTAGTGTTAGTTGCGATAACACCATCAATCTTATGCTTCAGCAAAGACTGACAGATTTGGCTGATCTCTTCATCACTTAGGTCTGGTGCGATCTTAAGAGCTAGTGGAACATAGTTACCGTGTAACTCTTCTAGTTCAGCTTGCTTAGCTTTAAGCTCGCTCAGTAGAGAATCCAGTGCTTCACCGTATTGCAGGCTACGAAGATCTGGAGTGTTTGGAGATGAGATGTTCACCGCGATATAACCCGCGTACTGATACACCTTCTCCATGCAGATAAGATAATCGCTGTTACCCTCTTCGATTGGGGTATCTTTGTTCTTACCAATGTTGATACCAAGCACACCATCGTAGGTCGACTTCTTCACGTTCTCTACAAGAGCATCCACACCTAGGTTATTGAAACCCATACGGTTAATGATACCTTCTGCTTCAAGCAGACGGAACATGCGAGGCTTGTCATTGCCTGGTTGCGGACGTGGTGTAACTGTACCTACCTCGATAAAACCAAAACCCATAGCACCAAACGCTTCGATACACTCGGCGTTTTTGTCTAGGCCTGCTGCAAGGCCTACTGGGTTTTTAAAGGTAAGTCCCATACATTCCACAGGACGGTTTGGCAGTTGCTGACGATAAAATAGATCGAGCGGAGTGCCCGTCATTTTAGGAAGATATTTAATTGCAAGATCGTGCGCTGTTTCAGCGTCGAGTTGAAATATGCCAGTTCTGGCGAGACGGTAGAGCATTCTGCCTCCGAAAAAAAAGCCCCGAATAAACGGGGCTGTATTATTTACTTAGTTGCTTCACAATTCAAGTTTAAAAGCATAAGTTCTCGTAATGCCACGGAAAATTTTGCAAATTCATGCACATTACCCACTTTAAACTCCTTAAGCGTGTTCTCCCAGCGGGATAACGCCTCTTTATTGTTATGCATCCAGTTTTCTATGGTCTGCTCAACCGAATCCAGTGAATCACCACAACCGCAGTTGAGAACTTGGACTGTCAACTGGCGTTGTTGCCAATCCAGATCTTCTCTAAAGGCGGCTCGAGCCAATGCTTGCCAATGATTATCGACCACCTGATTGTTGATCTGCCATAGGAACCAGTGAAGAGACAACTTATCACCCAAGTGGAAGTACAGTTTAGCCGCACGCTCTACTGTGGTGTTGCACTCTTTAGCCGCAATGGAGATATCATAGCAACAATACAGGCTCGACAGTCTTGAGATATAGTTGGCAACTTCGGCATCAACGCCCTGCTCAATCCAAGCTTTCGCTTGCTCATTGTGTTGCTGAACCTCTTCTTCAACCAGTAGTTCATCTAGCTTATCAACCACAATCGCCAC contains:
- the pyrD gene encoding quinone-dependent dihydroorotate dehydrogenase, whose amino-acid sequence is MLYRLARTGIFQLDAETAHDLAIKYLPKMTGTPLDLFYRQQLPNRPVECMGLTFKNPVGLAAGLDKNAECIEAFGAMGFGFIEVGTVTPRPQPGNDKPRMFRLLEAEGIINRMGFNNLGVDALVENVKKSTYDGVLGINIGKNKDTPIEEGNSDYLICMEKVYQYAGYIAVNISSPNTPDLRSLQYGEALDSLLSELKAKQAELEELHGNYVPLALKIAPDLSDEEISQICQSLLKHKIDGVIATNTTLDRSVVEGMKHADEMGGLSGRPVQLRSTEVVKKLHQELGEEIPIIGVGGVDSYVSAKEKMQAGAKLVQVYSGFIYHGPTLVRDIVKNL